One part of the Anaerolineales bacterium genome encodes these proteins:
- a CDS encoding cellulase family glycosylhydrolase, whose product MVHQEGTAIVDGEGKPLRLRGVNLGGWLHWEGWDFSKGADISENKIDAGLAGLVGQDAVDRFHEQMEEKFITEDDIRAIAGDGFNSIRLPVNNAILEDDDWPYVYKDSGWERIDRALEWCETHGVYVIFDLHAAPGGQFGLPPSNPGPGKPKLWRSQENIKRTVALWQATAKRYKDRTIVAGYDLLNEPLPPEENQFVGLYQWLVPAIRRIAPRHQLIIEGTPFSGKFSMFSGPLSQNQAYGFHMYSWLGDNRQKKLDEYREASRAHGVPLWAGEFGDNTYEIIASTVAMYEDLANGVAGGWSFWTWKKVPGKWPALAAITVPARWQAVFDWINDPKKSPRPSAEDALKGMEEFLDAVRLENTHGNERMMEALTGGWRSGSKPLYPLE is encoded by the coding sequence ATGGTCCATCAGGAAGGGACGGCGATCGTCGACGGGGAGGGGAAGCCGCTGCGCCTGCGGGGGGTCAACCTGGGCGGCTGGCTGCATTGGGAGGGATGGGATTTCAGCAAAGGGGCCGATATTTCGGAGAATAAAATCGACGCCGGTCTGGCCGGGTTGGTCGGGCAGGACGCGGTGGACCGGTTTCACGAGCAGATGGAAGAAAAATTCATCACCGAGGACGACATCCGCGCGATCGCCGGAGACGGATTCAATTCCATCCGCCTGCCGGTCAACAACGCGATCCTGGAAGACGACGACTGGCCGTACGTCTATAAGGATTCAGGCTGGGAAAGGATCGACCGGGCGCTGGAATGGTGCGAAACGCACGGGGTGTACGTCATCTTCGATTTGCATGCCGCGCCGGGCGGGCAATTCGGCCTGCCGCCCTCGAATCCCGGCCCCGGCAAACCGAAGCTGTGGCGCTCGCAGGAGAACATTAAGCGCACCGTCGCCCTATGGCAGGCGACCGCCAAGCGCTACAAAGATCGGACCATCGTCGCCGGCTACGACCTGCTCAACGAGCCCCTGCCGCCGGAGGAAAACCAATTCGTCGGGCTTTACCAATGGCTCGTCCCCGCCATCCGGCGGATCGCCCCCCGCCATCAGCTGATCATCGAGGGCACCCCCTTCTCCGGGAAATTCTCGATGTTCAGCGGGCCGCTTTCGCAGAACCAGGCGTACGGATTTCATATGTACAGCTGGCTGGGCGACAACCGCCAGAAGAAGCTGGACGAATACCGCGAGGCTTCCCGCGCCCACGGCGTGCCGCTGTGGGCCGGGGAGTTCGGCGACAACACCTACGAGATCATCGCCTCCACGGTGGCGATGTACGAGGATTTGGCGAACGGGGTGGCGGGGGGATGGTCGTTTTGGACCTGGAAGAAAGTCCCGGGAAAATGGCCGGCGCTGGCCGCCATCACGGTCCCGGCGCGCTGGCAGGCGGTCTTCGATTGGATCAACGATCCGAAGAAATCCCCGCGGCCGTCGGCGGAGGACGCCTTGAAAGGGATGGAGGAATTCCTCGATGCGGTGCGGCTGGAAAACACGCATGGGAACGAGCGGATGATGGAAGCGCTGACCGGAGGGTGGAGATCGGGCAGTAAGCCGCTTTATCCATTGGAGTAG
- a CDS encoding DUF3795 domain-containing protein, whose protein sequence is MEDDLGTLLAVCGLDCAAREACRAAQAGDEAAKETVAAKWRVEFHNPNITAKTVTCDGCLAARGRLCGHCLECEPRLFAVGRGLPDCAHCPEYACEKISGLLNYIPEAKAKLDGIKAGL, encoded by the coding sequence ATGGAGGACGATCTCGGCACCTTGCTCGCCGTCTGCGGATTGGATTGCGCCGCGCGCGAAGCCTGCCGGGCCGCGCAGGCCGGCGACGAAGCCGCGAAGGAAACGGTCGCGGCGAAGTGGAGGGTCGAATTCCACAACCCGAACATCACGGCCAAAACCGTGACTTGCGACGGCTGTCTGGCGGCCCGCGGCCGGCTGTGTGGGCACTGCCTGGAATGCGAGCCGCGGTTGTTCGCGGTCGGCCGCGGCCTGCCCGACTGCGCCCATTGTCCCGAGTATGCCTGCGAAAAGATCAGCGGTCTTCTGAATTATATTCCTGAAGCCAAGGCAAAGCTGGATGGCATCAAAGCCGGATTGTAG
- a CDS encoding CDGSH iron-sulfur domain-containing protein, whose product MSEIAKPHPQKVIVVQRNGPYLVKGGIPLYDKIQVVSEHGEPLTWRKGKTYATGENYLLCRCGKSKTMPFCDGTHGKTGFDGTDTADERPTAERREPFPGGVQIEVSHDDYLCMESGFCGTRWTTIKQLVLLTGEIGARSHVVAMVERCPSGSLTYRLQGGEADIEPDLPQAIAYTADILSTGEIRGAYWVMGGIPILLSDGKPLEVRNRVTLCSCGLSKKKPLCDGAHRTKGGGESAPRPPWEKRPAE is encoded by the coding sequence ATGAGTGAGATTGCCAAGCCCCATCCGCAGAAGGTCATTGTCGTCCAAAGAAACGGCCCGTATCTGGTCAAGGGCGGGATTCCGCTTTACGACAAAATCCAGGTCGTCTCCGAGCACGGCGAACCGCTCACTTGGCGGAAGGGCAAGACCTACGCGACGGGAGAAAATTACCTGCTGTGCCGCTGCGGGAAATCCAAAACCATGCCGTTTTGCGACGGCACGCACGGCAAGACCGGATTCGACGGAACCGACACGGCCGACGAGCGGCCGACGGCGGAACGCCGCGAGCCTTTTCCCGGCGGGGTACAGATCGAGGTCAGCCACGACGATTACCTGTGCATGGAATCGGGTTTTTGCGGCACGCGCTGGACGACGATCAAACAGCTGGTCCTTCTCACCGGGGAGATTGGGGCGCGTTCGCACGTGGTCGCAATGGTCGAGCGCTGTCCATCGGGCTCGTTGACCTACCGGCTGCAGGGCGGGGAAGCCGATATCGAGCCCGACCTTCCGCAGGCGATTGCCTACACGGCCGATATCCTCTCGACGGGGGAAATCCGAGGCGCGTATTGGGTGATGGGAGGCATTCCGATCCTGCTTTCCGACGGCAAACCGCTCGAAGTCCGCAACCGGGTGACGCTGTGCTCCTGCGGCCTTTCCAAGAAGAAGCCGCTGTGCGACGGCGCGCACCGGACAAAGGGGGGCGGCGAATCCGCCCCCCGCCCGCCCTGGGAGAAGCGTCCGGCGGAATGA
- a CDS encoding alpha-L-fucosidase, producing the protein MPEFRKTEPIRTDAYRIIHASRLRAQSGGIEFNSLAPDGDSIEAAAGAWADYGPADFGEGTDVCMAYAAAASGPRRIELRIDSPAGGLIADLPIAPTGDADLFREHYAPLSSVRGVHDLFLVFPEGPVGLDWLLFSKDPEGETGDRRTERIGWWREARFGQFVHWGPYAVLGRGEWVMYQEQWARQEYEIRAAAKFHPSRFRAADWLRLLADAGQRYLVVTAKHHDGFCMFDTRIRGFDPVGDSVSGRYDIADFSPGRGDPLRDLERECRRRGIRFGVYYSILDWHHRSQLPAADGSGLTDMIPGMKDRYVSEMKEQLRELVERYDPDLLWIDGDWGGEAWWWTADDGRALYRFLRTLKPPLIVNDRVKRDCGLGDFRTPEQTVPESAPAGDWESCLTMNDHWGYHAEDRHWKSARDLIRLLAEAASKGGNLLLNVGPKPDGTIPWECRDRLKAVGRWMRSYGESIYGSSAGPFPNPPAWGHCTAKPGMLFAHVIEWPADRILRLPALLNVVVRAYPLCAAAKPLAFRRSGGGIEVELPARPADPWDSVIVLEVDGMPHALPEA; encoded by the coding sequence ATGCCCGAATTCCGAAAAACCGAGCCGATCCGCACCGACGCCTATCGAATCATCCACGCTTCCCGCCTGCGCGCGCAAAGCGGCGGGATCGAGTTTAACTCGCTCGCGCCGGACGGGGATTCGATCGAAGCGGCGGCGGGCGCATGGGCCGATTACGGACCGGCGGATTTCGGCGAGGGAACGGACGTGTGCATGGCGTACGCCGCGGCGGCCTCCGGCCCGAGGAGGATCGAACTGCGGATCGACTCGCCCGCGGGCGGGCTGATCGCGGACCTTCCGATTGCGCCGACCGGGGACGCGGACCTCTTCCGCGAGCACTACGCTCCGCTCTCGTCCGTGCGCGGGGTTCACGACTTGTTCCTGGTCTTTCCCGAGGGCCCGGTCGGATTGGATTGGCTCCTGTTTTCCAAGGACCCCGAAGGCGAAACCGGCGACCGGCGCACGGAACGAATCGGCTGGTGGCGCGAGGCGCGCTTCGGACAGTTCGTCCATTGGGGGCCGTATGCGGTCCTCGGCCGCGGCGAATGGGTGATGTATCAGGAGCAGTGGGCCCGCCAAGAGTACGAGATCCGGGCCGCCGCCAAATTCCACCCTTCGCGCTTCCGCGCCGCGGACTGGCTCCGCCTCCTGGCGGACGCCGGCCAAAGGTACCTTGTCGTCACCGCCAAGCACCACGACGGATTCTGCATGTTCGATACCCGAATCCGCGGTTTCGATCCGGTCGGCGATTCGGTCAGCGGCCGCTACGACATCGCCGACTTCTCGCCCGGCCGCGGTGATCCGCTGCGGGATCTGGAACGCGAGTGCCGCCGGAGGGGCATCCGCTTCGGCGTGTATTATTCGATTCTGGATTGGCATCACCGTTCCCAGCTTCCCGCCGCCGACGGATCCGGATTGACCGACATGATCCCGGGCATGAAGGACCGCTATGTTTCGGAAATGAAGGAGCAGCTGCGGGAGCTGGTTGAGCGGTATGATCCGGATTTGCTTTGGATCGACGGCGATTGGGGCGGCGAGGCGTGGTGGTGGACCGCGGACGACGGCCGGGCGCTGTACCGGTTTCTGCGGACCCTCAAGCCGCCGCTGATCGTCAATGACCGGGTTAAGCGGGATTGCGGATTGGGGGATTTCCGCACGCCGGAGCAAACCGTTCCCGAGTCCGCCCCCGCCGGAGATTGGGAAAGCTGTTTGACGATGAATGACCACTGGGGCTACCACGCGGAGGACCGGCATTGGAAATCCGCGCGGGATCTGATCCGGCTTCTGGCCGAGGCCGCCTCCAAGGGGGGAAACCTGCTGCTTAACGTCGGTCCGAAGCCCGACGGAACCATTCCCTGGGAATGCCGCGATCGGCTGAAGGCCGTCGGCCGCTGGATGCGGTCGTACGGGGAAAGCATTTACGGCTCCTCCGCCGGCCCGTTTCCGAATCCGCCGGCCTGGGGGCATTGCACCGCCAAACCCGGAATGCTGTTTGCGCATGTCATCGAATGGCCGGCGGACCGGATTCTGCGCCTGCCGGCGCTGCTCAACGTCGTCGTCCGGGCCTATCCGCTCTGCGCCGCGGCCAAACCGCTTGCGTTCCGAAGATCCGGCGGGGGGATCGAGGTCGAGTTGCCCGCCCGGCCCGCGGATCCTTGGGATTCGGTCATCGTCCTTGAGGTGGACGGCATGCCTCACGCGCTTCCCGAAGCCTGA
- a CDS encoding DUF493 domain-containing protein translates to MPAGRTGPPAALLARGTADRFPPPPGSDILRWPGIPGRPRFLEMRRMPLKRDTASIYPCHFPIKVIGEHCAGFEEEVLSFLGGNADILEDVSIGRKVSGGGKYLSLTVHIIARDREHLEMLYSGLKARPKVIMVL, encoded by the coding sequence ATGCCCGCCGGGCGGACCGGCCCGCCCGCAGCGCTCCTCGCAAGAGGAACCGCCGATCGCTTTCCGCCGCCGCCGGGTTCGGATATACTCCGCTGGCCCGGGATTCCCGGCCGCCCCCGTTTTCTTGAGATGCGTCGAATGCCGTTGAAAAGAGATACCGCTTCCATTTATCCCTGCCATTTTCCGATCAAGGTGATCGGAGAGCACTGCGCCGGCTTCGAAGAAGAGGTTCTGTCGTTCCTGGGCGGCAACGCTGACATCCTGGAGGATGTCTCCATCGGCCGGAAAGTTAGCGGCGGAGGCAAATACTTGTCTTTGACGGTGCACATCATCGCCCGGGACCGTGAACACCTGGAAATGCTGTATTCCGGGCTGAAAGCCCGCCCAAAAGTGATTATGGTGCTGTAA
- a CDS encoding DMT family transporter has protein sequence MNSSPATSTRSGFLRLHLAVLLFGFSGLLGAIIRADPAVIVFGRTFSAAVALFAYLLLVRARLLIRPCRDILALSLAGLLLAAHWFAFFQSVRVSSVAAALIGFAAYPVWIALLEPLAFRERPAGIDYAAAVLAAAGLALAAPGRDVSDPATQGILWGLAAGVSFAVLALFNRKLVQTHPPLTVAFYQLGFAAAAGLPWAAGSEAAPDARDLAWLLVLGIFCTAVAQTLYIGSLRHLPARTAGVVVGLEPVYGIFLAWILLGEIPGAGTLLGGAVILGAVYLAMVGKGKPA, from the coding sequence ATGAATTCCTCTCCCGCGACCTCCACGCGGTCCGGTTTCCTGCGGCTGCACCTCGCCGTACTGCTCTTTGGATTCTCCGGCTTGCTCGGCGCGATCATCCGGGCGGATCCGGCCGTCATCGTTTTCGGGCGGACTTTCAGCGCCGCGGTCGCGCTGTTCGCCTACCTGCTCCTGGTCCGGGCAAGGCTCCTGATCCGCCCGTGCCGCGACATTCTGGCCCTTTCGCTGGCGGGCCTGCTGCTGGCCGCGCATTGGTTCGCGTTCTTCCAGTCCGTCCGCGTTTCCTCGGTCGCCGCGGCGCTGATCGGCTTCGCCGCCTATCCGGTGTGGATCGCGTTGCTGGAGCCGTTGGCCTTCCGTGAGCGGCCGGCGGGGATCGATTACGCGGCCGCTGTCCTGGCGGCGGCGGGATTGGCGCTGGCGGCCCCCGGCCGGGACGTATCCGATCCGGCGACGCAGGGAATCCTCTGGGGTTTGGCCGCCGGCGTGAGTTTCGCCGTATTGGCGCTGTTCAACCGGAAGCTCGTGCAAACCCATCCGCCGCTGACGGTCGCTTTCTACCAGCTCGGGTTCGCGGCGGCCGCCGGATTGCCGTGGGCCGCCGGATCGGAGGCCGCCCCGGACGCGCGGGACCTGGCATGGCTGTTGGTCCTGGGGATTTTCTGCACTGCCGTCGCCCAGACTCTGTACATCGGAAGCCTGCGGCACCTCCCGGCCCGCACGGCCGGAGTCGTCGTCGGTTTGGAACCCGTGTACGGAATTTTTCTGGCGTGGATCCTGCTCGGAGAAATTCCCGGCGCGGGGACTTTGCTCGGCGGGGCGGTCATCCTCGGCGCGGTGTACTTGGCCATGGTCGGCAAAGGCAAGCCGGCGTAA
- a CDS encoding C_GCAxxG_C_C family protein has translation MERAEQAADFMRSGFNCAQSVMKTFASELGLPEEAAVKMAAPFGGGMGRNGCVCGAVSGAACVLGARYGFTDPTDTAARLKAYAMVTALIERFKQENGSMMCRDLLGIDPKEPGDWDRATAQGVFRDRCPLFVCSAAKIVEDLLKEG, from the coding sequence ATGGAAAGAGCGGAACAAGCGGCGGATTTCATGCGCAGCGGATTCAATTGCGCCCAATCGGTGATGAAGACGTTTGCTTCGGAACTCGGCCTGCCGGAGGAAGCGGCGGTGAAGATGGCGGCGCCGTTCGGCGGAGGAATGGGACGCAACGGCTGCGTCTGCGGGGCGGTTTCGGGCGCGGCTTGCGTCCTCGGGGCGCGGTACGGCTTCACCGACCCCACCGACACCGCCGCCCGGCTGAAAGCCTACGCCATGGTAACCGCTCTGATCGAGCGGTTCAAACAAGAAAATGGCTCGATGATGTGCCGGGATCTGCTGGGAATCGATCCGAAAGAACCCGGGGATTGGGACCGCGCAACGGCTCAGGGAGTCTTCCGGGACCGGTGTCCGCTGTTCGTATGCTCCGCGGCAAAGATCGTAGAGGATTTGCTGAAGGAGGGTTAG
- a CDS encoding pyridoxal phosphate-dependent aminotransferase, whose translation MEPSLTPGFRSVPRTGVIYVMHEAAQLGFTYGDPEWANLGQGSPETGELPEAPPRVASVTITPPSRQYSAIEGNLALREAVADFYNLHFRRGKTSQYTARNVSIANGGRLALTRLGAALGNVNMGHFIPDYTAYEELLGVFKAFTAIPILLEPRHGYHIALAELENEILGRGLSALLVSNPCNPTGQVVEGGELSAWCDLARSCRCSLIFDEFYSHYLYDGEPGRMNSAAALVHDVDGDPIIIVDGLTKNWRYPGWRMSWTLAPRDVVDVIASAGSFLDGGPNHPFQGATLELLRPEFARAETLAIQKHFRKKRYYTLERLKKMGFRVDVDPAGTFYVWVNLERLPAPIRDGMGLFREGLKEKVITIPGIFFDVNPDKRRFHARYEHYARISFGPEMETLERGLDALERVIRKFR comes from the coding sequence ATGGAACCCTCGCTGACTCCAGGTTTTCGATCCGTCCCGCGCACCGGCGTGATCTACGTCATGCACGAGGCGGCGCAACTCGGCTTCACTTACGGCGATCCGGAGTGGGCCAACCTCGGCCAGGGCTCGCCGGAGACCGGCGAATTGCCGGAGGCCCCGCCGCGGGTCGCCTCCGTAACGATTACCCCGCCCAGCCGGCAATATTCGGCGATCGAAGGCAACCTCGCTCTGCGGGAGGCGGTCGCGGACTTTTATAACCTCCATTTCCGGCGGGGAAAAACCTCGCAGTACACCGCCAGGAACGTCAGCATCGCCAACGGCGGACGCCTGGCGCTCACCCGGCTGGGCGCCGCGCTCGGCAACGTCAACATGGGGCACTTCATCCCGGATTACACGGCGTACGAGGAGCTGCTCGGGGTGTTCAAGGCCTTCACCGCGATCCCGATCCTGCTCGAGCCCCGCCACGGCTACCACATCGCCCTGGCCGAGCTGGAGAACGAGATCCTCGGCCGCGGCCTTTCCGCGCTGCTGGTGAGCAACCCGTGCAATCCCACCGGGCAGGTGGTGGAGGGCGGGGAGCTGAGCGCCTGGTGCGATCTGGCGCGCAGCTGCCGTTGCTCGCTGATCTTCGACGAGTTCTATTCGCACTACCTTTACGACGGCGAGCCGGGGCGGATGAACTCCGCCGCCGCGCTGGTTCACGACGTCGACGGCGATCCGATCATCATCGTCGACGGGCTGACCAAGAACTGGCGCTACCCCGGCTGGCGAATGAGCTGGACCCTCGCCCCGCGCGACGTGGTCGATGTGATCGCCAGCGCCGGCTCCTTCCTCGACGGCGGGCCCAACCATCCCTTCCAAGGGGCGACCCTCGAACTCCTCCGGCCGGAGTTCGCCCGGGCCGAAACGCTCGCCATCCAAAAGCATTTCCGTAAGAAGCGCTACTACACGCTGGAGCGCCTGAAAAAGATGGGCTTCCGCGTGGACGTCGATCCGGCCGGAACGTTCTATGTGTGGGTCAACCTCGAGCGCTTGCCCGCGCCGATCCGGGACGGAATGGGCCTGTTCCGGGAGGGGCTGAAGGAAAAGGTCATCACTATCCCCGGCATCTTCTTCGACGTCAATCCCGACAAGCGCCGCTTCCACGCCCGCTACGAGCATTACGCCCGGATCAGCTTCGGGCCGGAAATGGAGACGCTGGAGCGCGGATTGGACGCGCTGGAACGGGTGATAAGGAAATTCCGATAA
- a CDS encoding cupin domain-containing protein: MNGFPEFMRNPKNAVHIDSHYVAGLEGFVYDGADGGQVLLWSGREAGIAEEHSHPYDEYIVTVQGEYTLHMDGKKIALKPGQECLVPKGVRHCGERAANTRTIHAFGGRRAVRESEFKG; the protein is encoded by the coding sequence GTGAACGGGTTTCCCGAGTTCATGAGGAATCCGAAAAACGCCGTCCACATCGATTCGCACTACGTGGCGGGCTTGGAAGGGTTTGTCTACGACGGCGCGGACGGCGGCCAGGTCCTGCTGTGGTCGGGCCGCGAGGCGGGAATCGCCGAGGAGCACTCGCACCCGTACGACGAGTACATCGTCACCGTGCAGGGCGAGTACACCCTGCATATGGACGGGAAGAAGATCGCTTTGAAGCCCGGCCAGGAGTGCCTGGTGCCGAAGGGGGTAAGGCATTGCGGCGAGCGTGCGGCGAACACCCGCACCATCCATGCCTTCGGAGGCAGGCGCGCCGTCCGCGAATCCGAATTCAAGGGTTGA
- a CDS encoding acetylxylan esterase, which produces MPLTFDYPLEKCKTYKGINPRPADFDIYWDRALAEMSAVAPEVEMVRADFRARGAECFHLYFTGVGGARIHAKFLRPAKSEGPHPAVLIFHGYSVDSGDWSDKLAYVSQGFSVAAMDVRGQGGLSEDRSLVRGNTLHGHIIRGLGDALRGEMDKLLFRQVFLDTAELAGILMEMPDVDPARVGVTGGSQGGALAVACAALEPRIARAAPVYPFLSDYQRVWEMDEAKEAYAELREYFRRFNPLHVNKASVFEKLGYIDIQHLAPRIKAEVLWSAGLMDEICPPSTQFAAYNKIASKKRMDIYPDFGHEPLKGAGDRIFAFLSGL; this is translated from the coding sequence ATGCCGCTGACGTTCGATTACCCCCTGGAGAAGTGCAAAACCTACAAGGGTATCAATCCCCGGCCCGCCGATTTCGACATTTATTGGGACCGGGCCCTGGCGGAAATGAGCGCGGTCGCGCCCGAGGTGGAGATGGTCCGCGCCGATTTCCGCGCGCGCGGCGCCGAATGCTTCCACCTGTACTTCACCGGCGTGGGTGGCGCGCGGATCCACGCCAAGTTCCTGCGGCCGGCGAAAAGCGAGGGCCCGCATCCGGCGGTGCTGATATTCCACGGATACTCCGTCGATTCCGGCGACTGGTCCGACAAGCTGGCCTACGTCTCGCAGGGCTTTTCGGTGGCGGCGATGGATGTCCGCGGGCAGGGCGGCCTCTCGGAGGACCGCAGCCTGGTGCGCGGCAACACCCTGCACGGGCACATCATCCGCGGCCTCGGCGACGCCCTGCGGGGCGAGATGGACAAGCTTCTCTTCCGCCAGGTCTTCCTGGATACGGCCGAGCTGGCCGGAATCCTGATGGAGATGCCGGATGTGGACCCGGCGCGCGTCGGGGTCACCGGCGGGAGCCAGGGCGGGGCGCTGGCGGTGGCCTGCGCCGCGCTCGAGCCTAGAATCGCCCGCGCCGCGCCGGTGTATCCGTTCCTGAGCGATTATCAGCGCGTGTGGGAGATGGACGAGGCCAAGGAAGCCTACGCCGAACTCAGGGAGTATTTCCGCAGGTTTAATCCCCTGCACGTGAACAAAGCCTCGGTGTTCGAAAAACTGGGGTACATCGACATCCAGCACCTCGCGCCGCGGATCAAAGCCGAGGTCTTGTGGAGCGCCGGATTGATGGACGAGATCTGCCCGCCCTCCACCCAGTTCGCCGCCTACAACAAGATCGCTTCAAAGAAGCGGATGGATATCTATCCGGACTTCGGCCACGAGCCGCTTAAGGGCGCGGGCGACAGAATCTTCGCGTTTCTTTCGGGCCTATAA
- a CDS encoding NAD-dependent epimerase/dehydratase family protein, with amino-acid sequence MAQKKVLVSGAGGFIGHHLVKRLKQEGVWVRGTDLKYPEYEPSPADEFEILDMRRWDDCLQATRGVEETYALAADMGGMGFISKYHAQILHNNLLISTHTLDAARVNGVKRYLFTSSACVYPEYKQTATNIAPLKEEDAYPAQPQDAYGWEKLVTEHLCQHYRETYGIETHVVRFHNMFGPLGKWEGGREKAPAALCRKVAAAKLKGEKSIEIWGDGEQTRSFCYVDDTVAGILALMRSDFPGPVNLGQDRMVTINELADMIMKIAGVKLEKRHVAGALGVRGRNSDNTLVKKVLGWEPKVTLEEGLARTYAWIEGQVKAKLDAETVG; translated from the coding sequence ATGGCGCAAAAGAAAGTGCTGGTCAGCGGTGCGGGCGGCTTCATCGGACACCACCTGGTGAAGCGGCTCAAGCAGGAAGGGGTTTGGGTCCGCGGGACGGATTTGAAATACCCGGAATACGAGCCCTCCCCGGCCGACGAATTCGAAATCCTCGATATGCGCCGCTGGGACGATTGCCTGCAGGCCACCCGCGGCGTGGAGGAAACCTACGCCCTGGCGGCCGACATGGGCGGGATGGGGTTCATCTCCAAGTACCACGCCCAGATCCTGCACAACAACCTGCTGATCAGCACCCACACCCTGGATGCGGCGCGGGTCAACGGGGTGAAGCGCTACCTGTTCACCTCCTCGGCCTGCGTCTACCCGGAATATAAGCAGACCGCAACGAACATCGCCCCGCTCAAGGAGGAGGACGCCTACCCGGCCCAGCCACAGGACGCCTACGGCTGGGAAAAGCTCGTCACCGAGCACCTGTGCCAGCACTACCGCGAAACGTACGGGATCGAAACCCACGTCGTGCGCTTCCACAACATGTTCGGCCCGCTGGGCAAGTGGGAGGGCGGGCGCGAGAAGGCCCCGGCCGCGCTGTGCCGCAAGGTTGCGGCGGCCAAACTCAAGGGCGAAAAGTCGATCGAGATCTGGGGCGACGGCGAGCAGACCCGCTCCTTCTGCTACGTCGACGACACCGTGGCGGGGATCCTGGCGTTGATGCGCTCCGATTTCCCCGGGCCGGTCAACCTCGGCCAGGATAGGATGGTGACGATCAACGAGCTGGCCGACATGATCATGAAGATCGCCGGGGTAAAGCTTGAGAAGCGGCACGTGGCCGGGGCGCTGGGGGTGCGCGGCCGCAACTCCGACAATACGCTGGTGAAGAAGGTCCTCGGCTGGGAGCCGAAGGTGACGCTTGAGGAGGGCCTGGCGCGCACCTACGCCTGGATCGAGGGCCAGGTGAAGGCCAAGCTGGACGCGGAAACGGTCGGATAG